One region of Ferrimicrobium sp. genomic DNA includes:
- a CDS encoding APC family permease, producing the protein MQTEEISTFSGLPALSLDALTSVAYGPEAIMVVLATAGLSALHLVLPITIAIVALLVILIISYRQVIDGYPEGGGCYAVSKANLGRGVALLAGAALIVDYTLTVAVSISAGVEALVSAFPTVASLTVPLCIAILAIVTLLNLRGLGDAARAFFGPTAIFILGIFLVIFFGLVDPLDPHARLQGVSLVTLHPIETISILLILKAFSSGCSALTGVEAIANGVPTFRKPRVRHAKRTELLLGVILGVMLIGLAILAGHFHIGPRTDNTVLNQIMVIAIGHGVLYYIIALAIVLELALAANTSFGGLPLLGALLAQDDYLPHLMNLRSDRMVLARGIIILSVLSGLLLIGVGGNTNTLIPMFAIGVFTGFTLAQAGMVVHWSRAKPPRWRFKASLNGLGAVLTALATIIFIATKFLEGAWIVIIVIPLLILLFRRINAYYQRVQRTLAVDTKPSVDRDESLLVIVPVTNISRLTATALGMAEELGHEQLAIRILLPDDHQLATELQNKWADWDPGVPLELIKTDYQSITQPVKAFVMKKLLDHDRVILLIPVVEPYKLRHRLLHNQLNLVLSSAFTSEPRVVVARVVLVIDDLSAAPSQRPTPDG; encoded by the coding sequence TATCACCATAGCCATCGTCGCGCTACTGGTCATCCTCATCATCTCCTACCGTCAGGTCATCGATGGTTACCCCGAGGGTGGGGGCTGTTATGCAGTGTCGAAGGCGAACCTCGGGCGCGGCGTTGCCCTACTCGCTGGCGCAGCCTTGATTGTCGACTATACATTAACCGTTGCTGTGTCGATATCAGCTGGTGTCGAGGCACTCGTGTCGGCATTTCCGACGGTCGCCTCCTTGACGGTTCCGCTCTGCATCGCCATACTCGCCATCGTGACGCTCCTCAACCTCCGCGGGCTCGGTGATGCTGCTCGTGCCTTCTTTGGGCCAACAGCGATCTTCATCCTTGGAATTTTTCTCGTTATCTTCTTTGGTCTTGTCGACCCGCTGGACCCCCATGCTCGCCTCCAAGGGGTGTCACTCGTCACGCTCCACCCCATCGAGACAATCTCCATCCTTCTCATCCTCAAGGCCTTTTCATCGGGGTGCAGCGCCCTCACCGGAGTTGAAGCGATCGCCAACGGTGTCCCGACCTTTCGCAAACCCAGGGTTCGACACGCCAAGCGAACCGAACTCCTGCTTGGTGTGATCCTTGGCGTCATGCTGATAGGTCTGGCTATCCTTGCCGGACATTTCCACATTGGCCCACGGACCGACAACACGGTGCTCAATCAGATCATGGTCATCGCCATCGGTCATGGCGTCCTTTATTACATCATCGCTCTCGCAATCGTCCTCGAACTCGCCCTCGCAGCCAATACTTCCTTCGGCGGGCTTCCACTCCTCGGGGCACTACTCGCCCAGGACGACTATCTGCCCCACCTCATGAACCTACGCAGCGATCGTATGGTGCTTGCACGAGGGATCATCATTCTCAGCGTGCTCTCTGGACTGCTATTGATCGGTGTTGGGGGCAACACGAACACCCTGATTCCTATGTTTGCTATCGGCGTCTTTACTGGTTTTACGCTCGCTCAAGCCGGAATGGTGGTGCATTGGAGTCGTGCAAAGCCGCCACGGTGGCGCTTCAAGGCAAGCCTCAACGGTCTTGGGGCAGTCTTGACAGCCCTGGCTACCATCATTTTCATCGCCACCAAGTTCCTGGAGGGTGCATGGATTGTCATCATCGTCATTCCGCTCCTCATTCTCCTCTTTCGACGTATCAACGCCTATTACCAGCGCGTCCAACGCACCCTCGCCGTGGACACGAAACCAAGCGTGGATCGGGATGAATCCCTATTGGTCATCGTCCCAGTGACGAATATTTCACGACTGACAGCGACCGCTCTCGGTATGGCTGAGGAGCTCGGGCACGAACAGTTGGCGATCCGCATCCTCCTGCCCGACGATCACCAGCTGGCAACAGAACTCCAAAACAAGTGGGCTGACTGGGATCCTGGGGTGCCGCTGGAGTTGATCAAAACCGACTATCAGTCAATCACCCAACCTGTGAAAGCCTTTGTCATGAAGAAGTTGCTCGATCATGACCGCGTCATCCTATTGATACCTGTCGTTGAACCTTATAAGTTGCGCCATCGGCTCCTGCACAACCAGCTCAATCTCGTGCTCAGTTCAGCCTTTACCTCTGAACCGAGAGTCGTGGTTGCACGAGTTGTGCTCGTCATCGACGACCTCTCTGCCGCACCCAGTCAGAGACCAACCCCAGACGGCTGA